A part of Gadus morhua chromosome 17, gadMor3.0, whole genome shotgun sequence genomic DNA contains:
- the LOC115529178 gene encoding uncharacterized protein LOC115529178 yields the protein MDIQYILNPYSCIAYICSYISRAEHGLSEYLKTMIENSNHENLNESDEMKQVMQAYSKKREVSAQECVARACSLNMKRCSRSVIFVQTDDNPLKISYPMSHLENKTPDSVNVWMTGLPDKYKSRPESPEFESMCLADFAATCRIVYGKQAQGAKAIPLLNEMGFVQKRTKDKPAVIKYYHVSLEKKPEQFHGTLLKLYLPYRSETQLKSINFPTYKSFHDHAGVQLPGSEYAELVSDIVKRNREKCEKHREDIDSAIAEYKQNGCIRNEWCNLAPECELQRLECIEELHARPADEDNVQENVPDYNLRSENRPEAAIMSEAPEMDPTVVKQMYRSLNQKQASVFYAIRDWCIKRVCGSNEERFFYYINGGAGTVPPHQMHPRRRIQNIVSTSL from the coding sequence atggatatacagtatattctaAACCCGTACTCTTGCATTGCCTATATCTGCAGCTACATCAGCAGGGCCGAGCACGGTTTAAGCGAATACCTTAAGACAATGATTGAGAACTCAAATCATGAAAATCTCAATGAAAGTGACGAGATGAAACAAGTGATGCAGGCGTACTCCAAAAAAAGAGAGGTCAGTGCTCAAGAGTGCGTCGCTCGTGCATGTAGTCTTAACATGAAACGGTGTTCCCGCAGCGTGATATTTGTACAGACTGATGACAACCCGCTGAAAATAAGTTATCCCATGTCGCACCTGGAGAACAAAACACCAGACTCGGTTAATGTGTGGATGACCGGCTTACCTGACAAGTACAAATCGAGACCAGAATCGCCAGAGTTTGAGTCAATGTGTTTGGCTGATTTCGCTGCCACTTGTAGAATTGTCTATGGCAAACAGGCCCAAGGTGCAAAAGCTATTCCCCTGCTCAATGAAATGGGATTCGTTCAGAAGAGAACAAAGGATAAGCCCGCTGTCATCAAGTATTACCATGTCTCGCTGGAAAAGAAACCTGAGCAATTTCACGGCACATTGCTAAAGCTTTACCTGCCTTATCGCTCAGAGACACAGCTCAAGTCCATAAACTTCCCCACTTACAAGTCCTTCCATGACCATGCAGGCGTTCAGCTACCTGGTTCAGAGTACGCCGAGCTAGTGTCTGACATTGTGAAACGAAACCGAGAGAAATGTGAGAAACACAGGGAGGACATCGATAGTGCCATCGCAGAATACAAACAGAATGGTTGCATAAGAAACGAATGGTGTAATCTGGCTCCTGAATGCGAACTGCAAAGGTTAGAGTGCATTGAAGAACTTCACGCGAGACCAGCCGATGAGGATAACGTCCAAGAGAATGTGCCAGACTATAACCTTAGGTCAGAAAATAGACCAGAAGCTGCCATCATGAGTGAAGCCCCTGAGATGGATCCGACAGTGGTGAAACAAATGTATCGAAGCTTAAACCAAAAGCAGGCGTCTGTTTTCTATGCCATCAGAGACTGGTGCATAAAGCGTGTCTGTGGTTCAAATGAAGAACGGTTCTTCTATTATATCAATGGCGGTGCTGGAACAGTCCCACCTCATCAAATGCATCCACGCAGAAGGATCCAAAATATTGTCTCGACTTCCCTGTAA